The Eubacteriaceae bacterium Marseille-Q4139 genome has a window encoding:
- a CDS encoding aldo/keto reductase gives MIYRDFQGMKLSGLGLGMMRLPVKNGDDAVVDEAAAAEMIDYAYQSGINYFDTAWGYHNGNSELTAGKFLSRYPRESYYLATKFPGYDPSNMGKVEEIFEAQLEKCQTPYFDFYLFHNVYEGNIDGYLDPKFGILDYLLKQKENGRIRHLGFSAHGSVPVIRRFLEAYGEHMEFCQLQLNYMDWHFQGAKEKVELVRDAGIPVWVMEPLRGGKLASAPAEMEAKLKSLRPEESVPAWAFRFLQAIPGVTMVLSGMSNMEQLKENIEIWKEDKPLNETEFDTVVSLADEETRKGGLPCTACHYCTSHCPKGLPVPELIALYNEHKITGGGFLAPMAVASMPKEHHPSNCIGCRSCETVCPQQIKISEMMADFTKILGGQV, from the coding sequence ATGATTTACAGAGATTTTCAGGGAATGAAGCTGTCCGGCCTGGGGCTGGGCATGATGCGGCTGCCGGTGAAAAACGGTGACGACGCTGTTGTAGATGAGGCGGCCGCAGCCGAAATGATCGACTATGCCTACCAGAGCGGAATCAACTATTTCGATACGGCCTGGGGCTACCACAATGGAAACTCGGAGCTGACGGCCGGAAAATTCCTCTCCAGGTACCCGCGGGAGAGCTATTATCTGGCAACGAAGTTCCCAGGCTATGACCCGTCCAACATGGGAAAAGTCGAGGAGATCTTCGAGGCGCAGCTTGAAAAGTGCCAGACGCCGTATTTTGACTTTTATCTTTTCCACAATGTCTATGAGGGAAACATCGACGGCTATCTGGATCCGAAGTTCGGAATCCTGGACTATCTGTTAAAGCAGAAGGAAAACGGCCGCATCCGTCACCTGGGCTTTTCTGCCCACGGCTCCGTTCCGGTGATCCGGCGGTTTTTGGAGGCTTACGGTGAGCACATGGAATTCTGCCAGCTTCAGTTAAACTACATGGACTGGCATTTCCAGGGGGCGAAGGAGAAAGTGGAGCTTGTCCGGGACGCCGGTATCCCGGTTTGGGTCATGGAGCCGCTGCGGGGCGGAAAGCTGGCGTCTGCGCCGGCAGAAATGGAAGCGAAGCTTAAGAGCCTGCGGCCGGAGGAATCCGTCCCGGCATGGGCCTTCCGTTTCCTTCAGGCCATTCCCGGCGTAACCATGGTGCTTTCCGGCATGTCGAACATGGAGCAGTTAAAGGAAAACATCGAAATCTGGAAAGAGGATAAGCCGTTAAACGAGACGGAATTTGACACGGTAGTAAGCCTTGCCGACGAGGAGACGCGAAAGGGCGGCCTTCCCTGTACGGCATGCCACTACTGCACGAGCCACTGTCCGAAGGGCCTGCCGGTTCCGGAGTTAATCGCCCTTTATAATGAACATAAAATCACCGGCGGCGGCTTCCTTGCGCCCATGGCCGTGGCAAGCATGCCGAAGGAACACCATCCGTCCAACTGCATCGGATGCAGAAGCTGTGAGACCGTCTGTCCGCAGCAGATTAAAATTTCGGAAATGATGGCGGACTTTACGAAGATTTTGGGAGGCCAGGTATGA